The following are encoded in a window of Primulina eburnea isolate SZY01 chromosome 4, ASM2296580v1, whole genome shotgun sequence genomic DNA:
- the LOC140828812 gene encoding uncharacterized protein isoform X1, translating to MFKSALWRSDKNKVRVVFKLQFHAAQLTKAGGETWMISLVPADTGKPSIKSDKAVVRDGSCFWENPLYETVKFNRDSKSGKVLERIYYFVVGTGASKGGVFGEASFDFSSYAEATKVSLVSLPLEKSQTEAVLHVSIQRIQESSTDQRDVEEIENSKSNPKIYSFRTHFGNGNNDGTIKRDAVEDMQFNVAVGKVSDLNMNRRASSESDLTMSCSDSGSKSDTPMEIYEQNQKSQWEWLGNASLEASTDDSSSTPRARFSRQPSEVASDILIENPKSEVTALSRKLEMSELELQTLRKQIVKESKRGQDLSKEIACLKEEKDTLKEECEKLKESLRHSDESKNKIYRHFEGDSQALVEELRQELNHVKELNSNLRIQLQKTQESNSELILAVQDLEEMLDQKSKEMSNLGDISLALIDTDKKLSEVNSKCETNDEEQKALEELVKEHSGAKESYLLEQQMIDLRSEIEIYMRDKDELEMQMEQLALDYEIMKQENHEISHKLEQSQLQEQLKIQYECTSSFEIVRDLECQVEILENELKSRSKEFADSLVTISELEAHVKSLEEELENQAQGFEADLEALTRTKIEQEKRAIIAEETLRKTRCQNASSAERLQGEFKRLSAQMASTFDANEKLATKALAEANELRMQKTRLEEIIQNASEEHKLVKGCYEDRLAQLSRQMVLNLNQIGQLEKQKTRDKETQRVLSDEILTLKDELGQTRKSSEEMALLMQKGNSEQSKLESSVTLLKNEAEEWQKKLNKKKHILEEKEVLIENLQSQLHTIQSQYKELKHSLSEDESERDNLRKQVSQLKSDMKKKEDAFHSMERKIKDSSSHGSTGKSTPPHRGNKEVTNLKERIQLLEGQILSKENALQTSSNLFSKTEKELHSKIEEFEATLEVLNRSRGHLSENKVRKVVPNFNSNHESRSCDEHLYSTIKTSTIKDSTTPSIKGEVLKDAATNGGDGETIKEVALLKEKNIEMEEELKEMQGRYSEISLKFAEVEGERQQLIMKLRNLKNARKNSQTATDSVYISDLTGIRI from the exons ATGTTCAAGTCGGCGCTATGGAGGAGCGACAAGAACAAAGTCAGAGTTGTTTTCAAGTTGCAGTTTCATGCAGCTCAG ttgACCAAAGCTGGAGGGGAGACATGGATGATTTCTCTTGTTCCTGCTGATACTGGAAAGCCTTCCATAAAATCAGACAAGGCGGTGGTTCGAGATGGAAGCTGCTTTTGGGAGAATCCCTTGTATGAAACTGTGAAGTTTAATCGGGATTCTAAATCAGGGAAGGTTCTTGAGAGGATATACTACTTTGTTGTGGGGACG GGGGCATCTAAAGGTGGAGTTTTTGGAGAAGCGTCCTTTGATTTTTCGAGTTATGCTGAAGCAACTAAAGTCTCCCTGGTGTCTCTTCCTCTCGAGAAATCACAAACAGAAGCAGTTTTGCAC GTATCAATTCAGAGGATACAGGAGTCGTCGACTGATCAAAG AGATGTTGAAGAAATCGAGAATTCAAAATCGAATCCCAAAATTTACAGCTTTAGGACTCATTTTGGCAATGGGAATAACGATGGAACAATCAAGAGAGATGCTGTCGAG GACATGCAATTTAATGTGGCCGTCGGTAAAGTGTCTGATTTGAACATGAATCGTCGAGCATCTAGTGAATCTGATTTAACAATGTCGTGTTCTGACAGTGGGTCAAAATCTGATACTCCAATGGAAATATATGAGCAGAATCAGAAATCACAATGGGAATGGCTTGGAAATGCTTCTCTTGAAGCTAGTACGGATGACTCTTCAAGCACTCCTAGAGCAAGATTTTCACGGCAGCCTTCTGAAGTGGCATCAGATATTTTGATCGAGAATCCCAAATCCGAGGTTACTGCTTTATCTAGGAAGTTGGAGATGTCTGAATTAGAACTGCAGACTCTTCGTAAACAAATTGTGAAAGAGAGTAAACGGGGGCAGGATCTTTCAAAGGAGATTGCTTGCTTGAAAGAGGAAAAAGATACCTTGAAGGAAGAATGTGAAAAACTTAAAGAGTCCCTGAGACATTCTGATGAatcgaaaaataaaatttatagacATTTTGAAGGAGATTCTCAGGCGCTCGTCGAAGAACTCAGACAAGAATTAAATCATGTGAAAGAACTAAATTCAAACCTTCGAATCCAACTTCAAAAGACGCAAGAATCTAATTCTGAATTAATTCTTGCTGTTCAGGATCTGGAGGAGATGTTAGATCAGAAAAGTAAGGAAATGTCGAATCTTGGTGACATATCATTGGCATTAATTGACACGGATAAAAAGTTGAGCGAAGTGAACTCCAAGTGTGAAACAAATGATGAAGAACAGAAAGCACTTGAAGAGCTCGTTAAGGAGCACAGCGGTGCAAAGGAATCATATCTTCTTGAACAGCAGATGATCGACCTGCGTAGTGAGATTGAGATATACATGAGAGATAAAGATGAACTAGAGATGCAAATGGAGCAGCTTGCCCTCGATTATGAGATTATGAAACAGGAGAATCACGAGATTTCGCACAAGCTAGAGCAGAGCCAGCTTCAAGAACAGCTGAAAATTCAGTATGAATGTACATCTTCGTTTGAAATTGTTCGTGACCTCGAGTGCCAGGTAGAAATTCTGGAAAATGAACTGAAAAGCCGATCAAAAGAATTTGCAGATTCTTTGGTTACAATAAGTGAACTCGAAGCCCATGTAAAGAGCTTAGAGGAAGAACTTGAAAATCAGGCACAAGGTTTCGAAGCTGATCTTGAAGCTCTCACACGGACCAAAATCGAGCAGGAGAAAAGAGCAATAATAGCTGAGGAAACATTGAGAAAGACAAGATGTCAAAATGCAAGTTCGGCGGAACGGCTTCAAGGGGAATTTAAAAGGCTTTCTGCACAGATGGCCTCAACATTTGACGCCAATGAGAAACTTGCCACCAAAGCACTGGCAGAAGCAAACGAGCTCCGCATGCAGAAAACCCGCCTGGAAGAAATTATCCAAAATGCTTCGGAGGAACACAAATTGGTAAAAGGTTGTTACGAGGATAGATTGGCTCAGCTTTCCAGGCAAATGGTATTAAATTTAAATCAGATTGGTCAGCTGGAAAAACAGAAAACACGAGATAAAGAAACTCAGAGGGTTCTTTCAGACGAAATTCTAACCTTAAAAGATGAATTGGGACAAACGAGAAAATCAAGTGAAGAAATGGCATTGCTTATGCAAAAAGGTAATAGCGAACAATCTAAACTGGAAAGCTCAGTCACATTGCTAAAGAACGAAGCTGAAGAGTGGCagaagaaattaaataaaaagaaacataTTTTGGAGGAAAAAGAAGTATTAATCGAGAATTTGCAGTCCCAGCTCCACACTATTCAATCACAGTACAAAGAATTGAAACATTCTTTATCAGAGGATGAGTCGGAGAGAGACAACTTGAGGAAGCAAGTATCACAATTAAAAAGTGAtatgaagaaaaaagaagatgcatTCCATAGCATGGAGAGGAAGATAAAGGATAGCTCTAGTCATGGATCAACTGGAAAATCAACGCCTCCTCATCGGGGAAACAAAGAGGTCACAAATCTTAAGGAGAGAATACAGTTGCTTGAG GGTCAGATCTTGTCAAAGGAAAACGCTCTACAAACATCGAGTAACTTGTTTTCGAAGACGGAAAAAGAACTTCATAGCAAAATCGAGGAGTTCGAAGCAACACTAGAAGTGCTCAACAGAAGCAGAGGTCATCTATCTGAAAATAAAGTCAGAAAG GTGGTTCCAAATTTTAATTCGAACCATGAATCAAGAAGTTGTGATGAACACTTATATTCCACGATCAAAACCTCAACAATAAAGGATTCTACAACGCCATCGATAAAAGG TGAGGTGCTAAAAGATGCTGCAACTAATGGTGGAGACGGTGAAACAATAAAAGAAGTGGCATTGCTGAAAGAGAAGAACATAGAAATGGAAGAAGAACTGAAGGAAATGCAGGGCAGATATTCAGAAATAAGCCTCAAGTTTGCAGAGGTGGAGGGCGAAAGGCAACAGCTAATAATGAAATTACGCAACCTCAAGAACGCCAGGAAGAACTCACAAACGGCTACGGACTCGGTGTATATAAGTGACTTAACCGGAATACGAATTTAG
- the LOC140831219 gene encoding probable LRR receptor-like serine/threonine-protein kinase At1g63430 isoform X1 produces the protein MECFTSCQVLLLSLGLFLADCVAAFPKNEVEALTSFKRAIIEDPLLILSNWNSLDSDPCDWSCISCSMAGDNVIKINISGASLKGFVAPELYQLSALQELILRGNSLIGTIPKEIGILKELKVLDLSSNQLTGTIPPEIGSLTAVVKINLGSNGLTGKIPSELGNLKYLEELRLDRNKLLGSIPASNGPASSSNTQATYALNGNPMGLCSSSQLKVADFSYNFLIGSIPKCLAYLSRSSFRGNCLQDKDSKQRPPAQCGRLTSKSRPRLNTTHMPTEDRTKHIANASKPVWLLALEIVTGVMVGFLFVMALLAAIQKWKSKPSIIMPWKKSSSTKEYMTIYIDSEALKDVPKYSRQELELACEDFSNIIGSSPDSVVYKGTLKGGSEIAVISLCIKEENWAGYLELYFQNEVADLARLNNENVGKLLGYCRESSPFTRMLVFEYASNGTLYEHLHYGEGCQFSWTRRMKIIIGIARGLKYLHTELNPPFSLSELNSGSIYLTDEFSPKLVDFECWKTILSRSEKSSGSISNEGDVCILPSSLERRCLDTQGNIYAFGILLIELVSGRPPYCKDKGCLVDWAKEFLESPDVMSYVVDPELKHFSSDDLKVICEVANLCIRPNSSTRTSMQDLCSMLETGIDTSISAELKVSSLAWAELTLS, from the exons ATGGAATGCTTTACTTCATGTCAAGTTCTTTTGCTGAGTTTAGGGCTCTTTCTTGCTGATTGTGTTGCTGCATTTCCGAAGAATGAAG TTGAAGCCTTAACTTCCTTTAAGAGAGCTATTATTGAGGACCCGCTGCTGATTCTGTCGAATTGGAATTCTCTAGATTCGGATCCTTGTGATTGGTCTTGCATTTCTTGTTCTATGGCTGGGGATAATGTAATAAAGAT CAACATATCCGGGGCATCATTGAAGGGTTTTGTTGCTCCAGAGCTGTACCAGCTCTCAGCTTTGCAAGAGTT AATTCTGCGTGGGAATTCATTGATCGGTACAATACCAAAGGAAATCGGCATTTTAAAAGAACTCAAGGTGTTGGATTTAAGTTCAAACCAGCTAACTGGAACAATTCCACCCGAGATTGGAAGCTTAACTGCCGTAGTGAAAAT AAATCTTGGCTCCAATGGATTGACTGGAAAGATACCTTCTGAATTAGGTAACTTGAAATACCTTGAGGAACTTCGACTCGATAGGAATAAGCTTTTGGGATCTATCCCTGCTAGTAATGGGCCAGCATCTTCATCTAATACGCAGGCGAC GTATGCTCTAAACGGCAACCCTATGGGTTTGTGTAGTTCGTCCCAGCTAAAAGTGGCCGACTTTTCTTATAACTTTTTGATCGGAAGCATACCCAAATGCTTGGCATATCTTTCGAG ATCAAGCTTTCGGGGGAATTGCCTTCAAGATAAGGATTCCAAACAGAGGCCTCCTGCACAATGTG GCCGTCTAACTTCGAAATCACGTCCAAGACTTAACACAACACACATGCCTACTGAAGACAGAACAAAACATATAGCTAATGCATCAAAACCTGTATGGCTCTTGGCTCTTGAAATAGTCACCGGAGTAATGGTAGGTTTTCTCTTTGTCATGGCTCTTTTAGCTGCCATTCAGAAATGGAAGAGCAAACCTTCTATCATTATGCCCTGGAAGAAATCTTCAAGTACAAAGGAGTACATGACAATTTACATAG ATTCTGAAGCTCTGAAAGATGTACCAAAATATAGCAGACAAGAACTGGAGTTAGCCTGTGAAGATTTCAGCAACATCATCGGATCTTCTCCGGATAGTGTGGTTTACAAAGGCACTTTGAAAGGTGGATCTGAAATTGCTGTGATATCCCTTTGTATCAAAGAAGAGAATTGGGCAGGCTATCTCGAGCTTTATTTCCAGAACGAG GTGGCAGATTTGGCAAGGTTAAATAATGAGAATGTTGGAAAACTTCTTGGATATTGTCGAGAAAGCAGTCCATTTACGAGGATGCTGGTGTTTGAATATGCGTCGAACGGGACTCTTTACGAGCACCTTCACT ATGGAGAAGGATGCCAGTTCTCTTGGACTAGACGTATGAAAATCATTATCGGCATCGCGCGGGGGCTTAAGTATCTGCACACGGAACTTAATCCACCATTTTCTTTATCTGAATTAAACTCGGGTTCTATCTATCTGACCGATGAATTTTCTCCCAAG CTAGTTGATTTTGAGTGCTGGAAGACGATTCTATCCAGATCTGAGAAGAGCTCGGGCTCGATAAGTAACGAAGGTGATGTTTGTATCCTTCCAAGTTCTTTGGAAAGACGCTGTCTTGATACCCAGGGAAACATATACGCGTTTGGGATTCTTTTAATCGAACTCGTCAGTGGTAGACCTCCATACTGCAAAGATAAAGGGTGCTTAGTTGATTGG GCTAAAGAATTCTTGGAATCGCCTGATGTTATGTCTTACGTGGTCGACCCCGAGCTGAAACATTTCAGTTCGGATGACTTGAAGGTGATTTGTGAAGTGGCAAATCTATGCATCCGTCCCAATTCCAGCACCAGGACATCGATGCAAGATCTATGCTCGATGCTGGAAACCGGGATCGATACATCTATATCTGCAGAGCTCAAGGTGTCTTCTTTGGCTTGGGCTGAGCTCACTCTATCTTGA
- the LOC140831219 gene encoding probable LRR receptor-like serine/threonine-protein kinase At1g63430 isoform X2, whose protein sequence is MECFTSCQVLLLSLGLFLADCVAAFPKNEVEALTSFKRAIIEDPLLILSNWNSLDSDPCDWSCISCSMAGDNVIKINISGASLKGFVAPELYQLSALQELILRGNSLIGTIPKEIGILKELKVLDLSSNQLTGTIPPEIGSLTAVVKINLGSNGLTGKIPSELGNLKYLEELRLDRNKLLGSIPASNGPASSSNTQATSSQLKVADFSYNFLIGSIPKCLAYLSRSSFRGNCLQDKDSKQRPPAQCGRLTSKSRPRLNTTHMPTEDRTKHIANASKPVWLLALEIVTGVMVGFLFVMALLAAIQKWKSKPSIIMPWKKSSSTKEYMTIYIDSEALKDVPKYSRQELELACEDFSNIIGSSPDSVVYKGTLKGGSEIAVISLCIKEENWAGYLELYFQNEVADLARLNNENVGKLLGYCRESSPFTRMLVFEYASNGTLYEHLHYGEGCQFSWTRRMKIIIGIARGLKYLHTELNPPFSLSELNSGSIYLTDEFSPKLVDFECWKTILSRSEKSSGSISNEGDVCILPSSLERRCLDTQGNIYAFGILLIELVSGRPPYCKDKGCLVDWAKEFLESPDVMSYVVDPELKHFSSDDLKVICEVANLCIRPNSSTRTSMQDLCSMLETGIDTSISAELKVSSLAWAELTLS, encoded by the exons ATGGAATGCTTTACTTCATGTCAAGTTCTTTTGCTGAGTTTAGGGCTCTTTCTTGCTGATTGTGTTGCTGCATTTCCGAAGAATGAAG TTGAAGCCTTAACTTCCTTTAAGAGAGCTATTATTGAGGACCCGCTGCTGATTCTGTCGAATTGGAATTCTCTAGATTCGGATCCTTGTGATTGGTCTTGCATTTCTTGTTCTATGGCTGGGGATAATGTAATAAAGAT CAACATATCCGGGGCATCATTGAAGGGTTTTGTTGCTCCAGAGCTGTACCAGCTCTCAGCTTTGCAAGAGTT AATTCTGCGTGGGAATTCATTGATCGGTACAATACCAAAGGAAATCGGCATTTTAAAAGAACTCAAGGTGTTGGATTTAAGTTCAAACCAGCTAACTGGAACAATTCCACCCGAGATTGGAAGCTTAACTGCCGTAGTGAAAAT AAATCTTGGCTCCAATGGATTGACTGGAAAGATACCTTCTGAATTAGGTAACTTGAAATACCTTGAGGAACTTCGACTCGATAGGAATAAGCTTTTGGGATCTATCCCTGCTAGTAATGGGCCAGCATCTTCATCTAATACGCAGGCGAC TTCGTCCCAGCTAAAAGTGGCCGACTTTTCTTATAACTTTTTGATCGGAAGCATACCCAAATGCTTGGCATATCTTTCGAG ATCAAGCTTTCGGGGGAATTGCCTTCAAGATAAGGATTCCAAACAGAGGCCTCCTGCACAATGTG GCCGTCTAACTTCGAAATCACGTCCAAGACTTAACACAACACACATGCCTACTGAAGACAGAACAAAACATATAGCTAATGCATCAAAACCTGTATGGCTCTTGGCTCTTGAAATAGTCACCGGAGTAATGGTAGGTTTTCTCTTTGTCATGGCTCTTTTAGCTGCCATTCAGAAATGGAAGAGCAAACCTTCTATCATTATGCCCTGGAAGAAATCTTCAAGTACAAAGGAGTACATGACAATTTACATAG ATTCTGAAGCTCTGAAAGATGTACCAAAATATAGCAGACAAGAACTGGAGTTAGCCTGTGAAGATTTCAGCAACATCATCGGATCTTCTCCGGATAGTGTGGTTTACAAAGGCACTTTGAAAGGTGGATCTGAAATTGCTGTGATATCCCTTTGTATCAAAGAAGAGAATTGGGCAGGCTATCTCGAGCTTTATTTCCAGAACGAG GTGGCAGATTTGGCAAGGTTAAATAATGAGAATGTTGGAAAACTTCTTGGATATTGTCGAGAAAGCAGTCCATTTACGAGGATGCTGGTGTTTGAATATGCGTCGAACGGGACTCTTTACGAGCACCTTCACT ATGGAGAAGGATGCCAGTTCTCTTGGACTAGACGTATGAAAATCATTATCGGCATCGCGCGGGGGCTTAAGTATCTGCACACGGAACTTAATCCACCATTTTCTTTATCTGAATTAAACTCGGGTTCTATCTATCTGACCGATGAATTTTCTCCCAAG CTAGTTGATTTTGAGTGCTGGAAGACGATTCTATCCAGATCTGAGAAGAGCTCGGGCTCGATAAGTAACGAAGGTGATGTTTGTATCCTTCCAAGTTCTTTGGAAAGACGCTGTCTTGATACCCAGGGAAACATATACGCGTTTGGGATTCTTTTAATCGAACTCGTCAGTGGTAGACCTCCATACTGCAAAGATAAAGGGTGCTTAGTTGATTGG GCTAAAGAATTCTTGGAATCGCCTGATGTTATGTCTTACGTGGTCGACCCCGAGCTGAAACATTTCAGTTCGGATGACTTGAAGGTGATTTGTGAAGTGGCAAATCTATGCATCCGTCCCAATTCCAGCACCAGGACATCGATGCAAGATCTATGCTCGATGCTGGAAACCGGGATCGATACATCTATATCTGCAGAGCTCAAGGTGTCTTCTTTGGCTTGGGCTGAGCTCACTCTATCTTGA
- the LOC140829865 gene encoding protein LURP-one-related 11-like, with the protein MARIHPKAEQITNNLSEKEIYTIWMKSLMFHGNGCTIFNSKGEIAFRVDNYQQRCSTKVFLMDSEGQVLFSLTRKKLRIFPCWEGFKWIDSKGKTERLPWFQVRRNHIILRRNMSFQVSFKCDEKIGSCYKILGLEGKSILKIINFSGQILAEAIQKQTSGVALGDDVLTLMAEAHADQSLIMALITVYGLINKKL; encoded by the exons ATGGCAAGAATACACCCTAAAGCAGAGCAAATTACAAATAATCTATCGGAAAAGGAAATATACACTATATGGATGAAATCCCTTATGTTTCATGGAAATGGTTGCACTATTTTCAATTCCAAAGGTGAAATCGCGTTTCGGGTCGACAATTACCAGCAAAGATGCAGTACCAAAGTGTTTTTGATGGATTCCGAAGGCCAAGTTTTGTTTTCTTTAACTAGAAAG AAACTACGAATTTTCCCATGTTGGGAAGGATTCAAATGGATTGATTCAAAGGGAAAAACTGAGAGACTACCATGGTTTCAAGTTAGAAGAAATCACATTATTTTACGCCGCAATATGTCTTTCCAAGTTAGTTTCAAGTGTGATGAAAAGATTGGAAGTTGCTACAAGATTTTAGGGTTGGAAGGGAAATCCATACTCAAGATTATAAACTTTTCAGGCCAAATTTTGGCAGAG GCAATACAAAAACAGACATCAGGAGTTGCTTTGGGAGATGATGTGTTGACTTTAATGGCGGAAGCCCATGCAGATCAGTCACTTATAATGGCTCTAATCACAGTCTATGGTTTAATCAACAAGAAACTGTAA
- the LOC140828812 gene encoding uncharacterized protein isoform X2: MFKSALWRSDKNKVRVVFKLQFHAAQLTKAGGETWMISLVPADTGKPSIKSDKAVVRDGSCFWENPLYETVKFNRDSKSGKVLERIYYFVVGTGASKGGVFGEASFDFSSYAEATKVSLVSLPLEKSQTEAVLHVSIQRIQESSTDQSFRTHFGNGNNDGTIKRDAVEDMQFNVAVGKVSDLNMNRRASSESDLTMSCSDSGSKSDTPMEIYEQNQKSQWEWLGNASLEASTDDSSSTPRARFSRQPSEVASDILIENPKSEVTALSRKLEMSELELQTLRKQIVKESKRGQDLSKEIACLKEEKDTLKEECEKLKESLRHSDESKNKIYRHFEGDSQALVEELRQELNHVKELNSNLRIQLQKTQESNSELILAVQDLEEMLDQKSKEMSNLGDISLALIDTDKKLSEVNSKCETNDEEQKALEELVKEHSGAKESYLLEQQMIDLRSEIEIYMRDKDELEMQMEQLALDYEIMKQENHEISHKLEQSQLQEQLKIQYECTSSFEIVRDLECQVEILENELKSRSKEFADSLVTISELEAHVKSLEEELENQAQGFEADLEALTRTKIEQEKRAIIAEETLRKTRCQNASSAERLQGEFKRLSAQMASTFDANEKLATKALAEANELRMQKTRLEEIIQNASEEHKLVKGCYEDRLAQLSRQMVLNLNQIGQLEKQKTRDKETQRVLSDEILTLKDELGQTRKSSEEMALLMQKGNSEQSKLESSVTLLKNEAEEWQKKLNKKKHILEEKEVLIENLQSQLHTIQSQYKELKHSLSEDESERDNLRKQVSQLKSDMKKKEDAFHSMERKIKDSSSHGSTGKSTPPHRGNKEVTNLKERIQLLEGQILSKENALQTSSNLFSKTEKELHSKIEEFEATLEVLNRSRGHLSENKVRKVVPNFNSNHESRSCDEHLYSTIKTSTIKDSTTPSIKGEVLKDAATNGGDGETIKEVALLKEKNIEMEEELKEMQGRYSEISLKFAEVEGERQQLIMKLRNLKNARKNSQTATDSVYISDLTGIRI; encoded by the exons ATGTTCAAGTCGGCGCTATGGAGGAGCGACAAGAACAAAGTCAGAGTTGTTTTCAAGTTGCAGTTTCATGCAGCTCAG ttgACCAAAGCTGGAGGGGAGACATGGATGATTTCTCTTGTTCCTGCTGATACTGGAAAGCCTTCCATAAAATCAGACAAGGCGGTGGTTCGAGATGGAAGCTGCTTTTGGGAGAATCCCTTGTATGAAACTGTGAAGTTTAATCGGGATTCTAAATCAGGGAAGGTTCTTGAGAGGATATACTACTTTGTTGTGGGGACG GGGGCATCTAAAGGTGGAGTTTTTGGAGAAGCGTCCTTTGATTTTTCGAGTTATGCTGAAGCAACTAAAGTCTCCCTGGTGTCTCTTCCTCTCGAGAAATCACAAACAGAAGCAGTTTTGCAC GTATCAATTCAGAGGATACAGGAGTCGTCGACTGATCAAAG CTTTAGGACTCATTTTGGCAATGGGAATAACGATGGAACAATCAAGAGAGATGCTGTCGAG GACATGCAATTTAATGTGGCCGTCGGTAAAGTGTCTGATTTGAACATGAATCGTCGAGCATCTAGTGAATCTGATTTAACAATGTCGTGTTCTGACAGTGGGTCAAAATCTGATACTCCAATGGAAATATATGAGCAGAATCAGAAATCACAATGGGAATGGCTTGGAAATGCTTCTCTTGAAGCTAGTACGGATGACTCTTCAAGCACTCCTAGAGCAAGATTTTCACGGCAGCCTTCTGAAGTGGCATCAGATATTTTGATCGAGAATCCCAAATCCGAGGTTACTGCTTTATCTAGGAAGTTGGAGATGTCTGAATTAGAACTGCAGACTCTTCGTAAACAAATTGTGAAAGAGAGTAAACGGGGGCAGGATCTTTCAAAGGAGATTGCTTGCTTGAAAGAGGAAAAAGATACCTTGAAGGAAGAATGTGAAAAACTTAAAGAGTCCCTGAGACATTCTGATGAatcgaaaaataaaatttatagacATTTTGAAGGAGATTCTCAGGCGCTCGTCGAAGAACTCAGACAAGAATTAAATCATGTGAAAGAACTAAATTCAAACCTTCGAATCCAACTTCAAAAGACGCAAGAATCTAATTCTGAATTAATTCTTGCTGTTCAGGATCTGGAGGAGATGTTAGATCAGAAAAGTAAGGAAATGTCGAATCTTGGTGACATATCATTGGCATTAATTGACACGGATAAAAAGTTGAGCGAAGTGAACTCCAAGTGTGAAACAAATGATGAAGAACAGAAAGCACTTGAAGAGCTCGTTAAGGAGCACAGCGGTGCAAAGGAATCATATCTTCTTGAACAGCAGATGATCGACCTGCGTAGTGAGATTGAGATATACATGAGAGATAAAGATGAACTAGAGATGCAAATGGAGCAGCTTGCCCTCGATTATGAGATTATGAAACAGGAGAATCACGAGATTTCGCACAAGCTAGAGCAGAGCCAGCTTCAAGAACAGCTGAAAATTCAGTATGAATGTACATCTTCGTTTGAAATTGTTCGTGACCTCGAGTGCCAGGTAGAAATTCTGGAAAATGAACTGAAAAGCCGATCAAAAGAATTTGCAGATTCTTTGGTTACAATAAGTGAACTCGAAGCCCATGTAAAGAGCTTAGAGGAAGAACTTGAAAATCAGGCACAAGGTTTCGAAGCTGATCTTGAAGCTCTCACACGGACCAAAATCGAGCAGGAGAAAAGAGCAATAATAGCTGAGGAAACATTGAGAAAGACAAGATGTCAAAATGCAAGTTCGGCGGAACGGCTTCAAGGGGAATTTAAAAGGCTTTCTGCACAGATGGCCTCAACATTTGACGCCAATGAGAAACTTGCCACCAAAGCACTGGCAGAAGCAAACGAGCTCCGCATGCAGAAAACCCGCCTGGAAGAAATTATCCAAAATGCTTCGGAGGAACACAAATTGGTAAAAGGTTGTTACGAGGATAGATTGGCTCAGCTTTCCAGGCAAATGGTATTAAATTTAAATCAGATTGGTCAGCTGGAAAAACAGAAAACACGAGATAAAGAAACTCAGAGGGTTCTTTCAGACGAAATTCTAACCTTAAAAGATGAATTGGGACAAACGAGAAAATCAAGTGAAGAAATGGCATTGCTTATGCAAAAAGGTAATAGCGAACAATCTAAACTGGAAAGCTCAGTCACATTGCTAAAGAACGAAGCTGAAGAGTGGCagaagaaattaaataaaaagaaacataTTTTGGAGGAAAAAGAAGTATTAATCGAGAATTTGCAGTCCCAGCTCCACACTATTCAATCACAGTACAAAGAATTGAAACATTCTTTATCAGAGGATGAGTCGGAGAGAGACAACTTGAGGAAGCAAGTATCACAATTAAAAAGTGAtatgaagaaaaaagaagatgcatTCCATAGCATGGAGAGGAAGATAAAGGATAGCTCTAGTCATGGATCAACTGGAAAATCAACGCCTCCTCATCGGGGAAACAAAGAGGTCACAAATCTTAAGGAGAGAATACAGTTGCTTGAG GGTCAGATCTTGTCAAAGGAAAACGCTCTACAAACATCGAGTAACTTGTTTTCGAAGACGGAAAAAGAACTTCATAGCAAAATCGAGGAGTTCGAAGCAACACTAGAAGTGCTCAACAGAAGCAGAGGTCATCTATCTGAAAATAAAGTCAGAAAG GTGGTTCCAAATTTTAATTCGAACCATGAATCAAGAAGTTGTGATGAACACTTATATTCCACGATCAAAACCTCAACAATAAAGGATTCTACAACGCCATCGATAAAAGG TGAGGTGCTAAAAGATGCTGCAACTAATGGTGGAGACGGTGAAACAATAAAAGAAGTGGCATTGCTGAAAGAGAAGAACATAGAAATGGAAGAAGAACTGAAGGAAATGCAGGGCAGATATTCAGAAATAAGCCTCAAGTTTGCAGAGGTGGAGGGCGAAAGGCAACAGCTAATAATGAAATTACGCAACCTCAAGAACGCCAGGAAGAACTCACAAACGGCTACGGACTCGGTGTATATAAGTGACTTAACCGGAATACGAATTTAG